A DNA window from Mycoplasmopsis pullorum contains the following coding sequences:
- a CDS encoding MSC_0619 family F1-like ATPase alpha subunit, producing the protein MKNPIVTAIFDYVVEISGNYEYQQNQIFCLKNSKQDIKMMLISSTTDRAFCLASAGVNDLLIGSEVVAIHESEKVKTPKDIFGKIINTNNDVLYPINEKFTQGYYKHENNIFNNDNKLLDYEPLEQQLYTGYINIDLLIPIGRGQRELIIGDRRTGKTHIALNTIINQKGKGIKCIYVAIGQQQSQVTAAYKLLKENGAMDYTIIIDASSSNPYEQYLAPYIGMTHAENICPEEDVLIVFDNLTNHANIVREIALLTNKPVGKEAFPGDMFYTHSRLLERSGKFKNKYSITALPIIQTVENDITSLVASNVISITDGQIVTNSELFAAGKIPAVDIDLSVSRIGGNVQKAHIARVASEVGKLYKSYKRQIKLSSLKYDLNDDISQLISNGILAERMFIQKGVSSYSENAMFMTSKLVTWGFLSEIKDLPLVLKFVDKFIEKNKQANELFNNLLSNKQNNDEIAKNFFKYSLDQFSKANKLDWKLNSNDKFLPLDQSKLVEIYNEITGVK; encoded by the coding sequence ATGAAAAATCCTATTGTAACAGCAATTTTTGACTATGTTGTAGAAATTTCAGGTAATTATGAATATCAACAAAATCAAATTTTTTGCTTAAAAAATTCAAAACAAGATATCAAAATGATGTTAATTTCATCAACCACAGATCGAGCGTTCTGTCTTGCTAGTGCTGGGGTTAATGATTTATTAATCGGTTCAGAAGTTGTAGCAATTCATGAAAGTGAAAAAGTTAAAACACCAAAAGATATTTTTGGAAAGATTATTAACACTAATAATGATGTGTTATATCCAATTAATGAAAAATTTACACAAGGATATTACAAACATGAAAATAATATTTTTAACAATGATAATAAATTGTTAGATTATGAACCTTTAGAACAACAACTTTATACAGGATACATTAATATTGACTTATTAATCCCGATCGGTCGGGGACAACGTGAGTTGATTATTGGGGACCGTAGAACTGGAAAAACTCACATTGCATTAAATACAATTATTAATCAAAAAGGTAAAGGTATTAAATGTATTTATGTAGCTATAGGACAGCAACAATCGCAAGTTACAGCTGCTTATAAGTTACTTAAAGAAAATGGTGCAATGGACTACACTATAATTATCGATGCTTCATCAAGTAATCCATATGAGCAATATTTAGCACCTTATATCGGTATGACACATGCGGAAAATATTTGCCCCGAAGAAGATGTTTTGATTGTTTTTGACAACTTAACTAACCACGCAAATATTGTTCGTGAAATTGCTTTATTAACCAATAAACCAGTTGGAAAAGAAGCATTCCCTGGGGACATGTTCTACACTCACTCTCGTCTTTTAGAACGTAGTGGAAAATTTAAAAACAAATATTCAATTACAGCTTTACCAATTATTCAAACAGTTGAAAATGACATTACTTCTTTAGTTGCTTCGAACGTTATTTCTATTACCGACGGTCAAATCGTTACTAATTCCGAATTATTTGCAGCAGGTAAAATTCCAGCTGTGGACATTGATTTATCAGTTAGCCGGATTGGTGGAAATGTTCAAAAAGCACATATTGCTCGTGTTGCATCTGAAGTTGGTAAGTTATACAAATCATACAAAAGACAAATTAAATTATCATCACTTAAATATGACTTAAATGACGACATTAGTCAATTGATTTCAAATGGTATTTTAGCTGAAAGAATGTTTATCCAAAAAGGTGTTTCAAGCTACTCAGAAAATGCTATGTTTATGACATCGAAATTAGTGACATGAGGTTTCTTGAGTGAAATTAAAGACTTGCCATTAGTTTTAAAATTTGTTGATAAATTTATTGAGAAAAACAAACAAGCAAATGAATTATTCAATAATCTATTATCGAATAAACAAAATAATGATGAAATTGCAAAAAATTTCTTTAAATATTCTTTAGATCAATTTTCAAAAGCTAATAAACTAGATTGAAAACTTAATTCTAATGATAAATTTTTACCTTTAGATCAAAGCAAATTAGTTGAAATTTACAATGAAATTACAGGAGTTAAATAA
- a CDS encoding MSC_0618 family F1-like ATPase beta subunit: protein MSAKISKIWSDVVEITFENQELPKINHIIKTENDSSSLMVKKIVNDKKLLAIIVNSEEALKINQEVFPTGKSFMVPVGQKAKGNIFDINGISLTDKKDKHTYVEMDSTIIENFDYSFAPTILETGIKAIDFFIPILKGSKIGIFGGAGVGKTVLMKEIIFNLSKNQNKTSSIFIGAGERSREGVELYQDLVKSDLMDNSIMYISQMNERAGARMSIVPVGITAAEYLRDNNKENVLLFIDNIFRFLQAGSETAVSLDKKTSIGGYQATLNTEISQVENRLFTNQNGAITSFQTVFLPMDDLSDPSAVAVFSHLNGSLVLSREVAYKNIYPAFDPLESTSTSVDPVIIGERHYNAIIEVKKVFQRYKELEDVILILGMEELDDESKIIVKKTLQLQNFFSQYFFMTEHFTHEPGVYVPLNETISSVERILSGEFLDVPARAFLYIKSVDDIKIGG, encoded by the coding sequence ATGAGTGCAAAAATAAGTAAGATTTGAAGTGATGTTGTTGAGATTACTTTTGAAAATCAAGAGTTACCAAAAATCAACCACATTATTAAAACCGAAAATGATTCATCTTCCTTAATGGTTAAAAAAATTGTAAATGATAAAAAATTGCTTGCAATCATCGTAAATAGTGAAGAAGCTTTGAAAATTAATCAAGAAGTCTTTCCAACAGGTAAATCATTTATGGTACCAGTTGGTCAAAAAGCAAAAGGAAATATTTTTGACATTAATGGTATTTCTTTAACAGATAAAAAAGACAAACACACATATGTAGAAATGGATTCAACCATTATTGAAAATTTCGATTATTCATTTGCACCAACAATTCTTGAAACTGGGATTAAAGCAATTGACTTCTTTATCCCTATTTTAAAAGGTTCGAAAATTGGTATTTTTGGTGGAGCCGGGGTTGGTAAAACTGTTTTAATGAAAGAAATCATTTTTAACCTTTCAAAAAACCAAAATAAAACTTCATCAATTTTCATTGGTGCTGGTGAGCGTTCGCGTGAAGGGGTTGAATTATATCAAGATTTAGTTAAATCAGACTTGATGGATAATTCTATTATGTATATTTCACAAATGAACGAAAGAGCTGGAGCTAGAATGTCAATTGTCCCAGTTGGGATAACTGCAGCTGAGTATTTAAGAGACAATAATAAAGAAAATGTTTTATTATTTATCGATAACATTTTCCGTTTCCTACAAGCAGGGAGTGAAACAGCTGTTTCATTAGACAAAAAAACATCGATTGGTGGATACCAAGCGACATTAAATACAGAAATATCACAAGTTGAAAATAGATTGTTCACTAACCAAAACGGAGCAATTACAAGTTTCCAAACTGTCTTCCTACCAATGGACGATTTATCTGATCCATCAGCAGTAGCGGTGTTTAGTCACTTAAATGGTTCGCTGGTGCTTTCTCGTGAAGTAGCATATAAAAATATTTATCCTGCTTTTGATCCACTTGAATCGACATCAACTAGTGTGGATCCAGTTATTATTGGTGAAAGACACTATAATGCGATTATAGAAGTTAAAAAAGTATTCCAAAGATATAAAGAATTAGAAGATGTTATTTTAATCCTTGGTATGGAAGAATTGGACGATGAATCTAAGATAATTGTTAAGAAAACTTTGCAATTACAAAACTTCTTTTCACAATATTTCTTTATGACTGAACATTTCACACATGAACCAGGTGTGTATGTACCTTTAAATGAGACAATTTCGTCAGTTGAAAGAATTTTATCAGGTGAATTTTTAGATGTACCTGCTCGTGCATTTTTATACATTAAATCGGTTGATGATATTAAAATAGGTGGTTAA
- a CDS encoding MSC_0620 family F1-like ATPase-associated subunit: protein MKKNKWLILGSVSLFSTFPLVISANPSTGTTTASPEADQPTQPNEEEVQPTLDPNFDSFKKVVDLELKRQLSTIIDNKIVDLRNKANEIIRKSEKEKTEEIIKAIYYHKVADYLQRKRFDILDDPKSFGFQIIYPYVIALNKDIYVSNVIYDDREYENIKFGTVLGTTYFEDDIARKDEFTVNINAMSYAELQEQTRKYFSDLNSQFDEIFVNERDIPKLKSEKLENSDNSDTTEILFDDFYNGIEITLPNGYSEWDDYVKEKIEKRFLRFDLDRNSNSDAEETPPETPPVIPVTNPKEVTDPLDNIDAFTENVPNLIPYISFEFWENFKPEFYDEWKALSDNSNLSELNLRFKFENSIFTRYHYSIIALRKTEDRLKAVVLIRDRNNLSISRTYETEILKDDSKEFARSKEAANKLVRETIVKFYDALGIGSKITLKNLGNQELILSVFNMIVNLNKMISEKDDYHTELKKIIEKYKDTIIKSNKEKELTIESSDYIRDLMNLFLGSIERSSLVENDTNVEYQFFEYLYNTYKKVVFDAKEGLEKKELKQEIIKKFQMFKFDLATLDKIFEILNFDLDYWKGLINSNTFSIQDKYNKNVEVIDKIQNILIQLAVLTNTDELNPNDTNNPKVIELKETYNRVKSTKTIGYVEKQKTLYYVVSAIFTLLGLTTLINWLVLRFSKNKKIKLGKKYSFVLIGISVMSLGIAIAMIIFAIGGI from the coding sequence ATGAAAAAGAATAAATGATTAATATTAGGTTCAGTCAGTTTATTTTCAACCTTTCCTTTAGTAATTTCTGCAAATCCTAGCACTGGGACAACTACAGCTTCACCAGAGGCAGATCAACCAACACAACCAAATGAAGAAGAAGTGCAACCTACTTTAGATCCAAATTTTGATTCTTTCAAAAAGGTTGTAGATTTGGAATTAAAGAGACAATTATCAACAATAATCGATAATAAAATAGTTGATTTAAGAAATAAAGCTAATGAGATTATTCGTAAGAGTGAAAAGGAAAAAACCGAAGAAATCATTAAAGCCATTTATTACCACAAAGTTGCTGACTATCTACAGAGAAAACGTTTTGACATTCTCGATGATCCAAAATCTTTTGGTTTTCAAATTATTTATCCCTACGTTATAGCTTTAAATAAAGATATTTACGTTTCGAATGTAATTTATGATGATCGTGAGTATGAAAATATTAAATTCGGTACGGTATTGGGGACAACTTACTTTGAAGATGATATTGCTCGCAAAGATGAATTCACAGTTAACATCAATGCTATGAGTTATGCAGAATTACAAGAACAGACGAGAAAATATTTTTCGGACTTGAATTCGCAATTTGACGAGATTTTTGTCAATGAAAGAGATATACCAAAATTAAAGAGTGAAAAACTAGAAAATAGTGATAATTCAGACACTACAGAAATTTTGTTTGATGATTTCTATAATGGTATTGAAATTACTTTACCAAATGGTTATAGTGAATGAGATGACTATGTTAAAGAGAAAATTGAAAAGAGGTTTTTACGATTTGACTTAGATAGAAACTCAAATTCAGATGCTGAAGAAACACCACCTGAAACACCTCCTGTTATTCCAGTCACGAATCCTAAAGAAGTAACAGATCCTTTAGATAATATTGATGCTTTTACCGAAAACGTCCCTAATTTAATACCTTATATTTCATTTGAATTTTGAGAAAACTTTAAACCTGAATTTTATGATGAGTGAAAAGCATTATCTGATAACAGCAATTTATCAGAGTTAAATTTAAGATTCAAATTTGAAAATTCTATTTTTACTCGTTATCATTACTCAATTATTGCACTTAGAAAAACAGAAGATAGATTAAAAGCTGTGGTTTTAATTCGAGATAGAAATAACTTAAGTATTTCACGTACATATGAAACTGAAATTTTAAAAGATGATTCAAAAGAATTTGCTAGATCTAAAGAAGCAGCAAATAAATTAGTCCGTGAAACAATTGTTAAATTTTACGATGCGCTTGGTATTGGTTCTAAAATTACACTTAAAAATTTAGGAAATCAAGAATTAATTTTATCTGTGTTTAATATGATCGTAAATCTAAATAAGATGATTTCGGAAAAAGATGATTATCACACAGAGCTTAAAAAAATAATTGAAAAATACAAAGATACTATTATCAAGTCAAATAAAGAAAAAGAGTTAACAATTGAATCGTCTGACTATATTAGAGATTTAATGAATCTATTTTTAGGTTCAATTGAGAGAAGTAGTTTAGTTGAAAATGATACTAATGTTGAATATCAATTTTTCGAATATCTTTACAATACCTATAAAAAAGTCGTTTTCGATGCTAAGGAAGGACTTGAGAAGAAAGAACTTAAACAAGAAATTATTAAAAAATTCCAGATGTTTAAGTTCGATTTAGCAACCTTGGATAAAATTTTTGAAATTTTAAACTTTGACCTTGACTACTGAAAAGGATTAATTAATTCTAACACCTTTAGTATTCAAGACAAGTACAATAAAAACGTTGAAGTGATTGATAAAATTCAAAATATTTTGATTCAGTTAGCTGTTTTAACAAATACTGATGAACTTAATCCAAATGACACGAATAATCCTAAAGTTATTGAGCTTAAAGAAACATATAATCGTGTTAAATCAACTAAAACGATCGGATATGTCGAAAAACAAAAGACACTTTATTATGTTGTTAGTGCTATTTTCACCTTATTAGGTTTGACCACTTTAATTAATTGACTAGTCTTAAGATTTAGTAAAAACAAAAAAATAAAATTAGGCAAAAAATATAGTTTTGTATTAATTGGAATTTCTGTAATGTCACTAGGAATTGCAATCGCTATGATTATTTTTGCTATTGGAGGAATTTAA
- the mip gene encoding Ig-specific serine endopeptidase MIP, whose amino-acid sequence MKRNKKKLLFFSTLTAIAGISLSGSCTVNVHINEQNKNFKNQNVLNEFKNNKDRLIAELKEKTELTEEEKNTFVQQIEAANTRGALEEAVKNIKEELLKIRIRQRSIELLEKHKDVVRKLINESEALSAELKAELHEKLNSLTNKDDIKRYLLEVQQKIEDEKIRAEVLEYLNILNIDAELAKYEKDLGQYKEYELRYSTELLYKLKEEDKADTIINNYKNVNKDVVDKFNTISAANYQIFYQDAYIKNFSLPNANKDLVLNPNKIKPVRKYYDSKSGDRGKPRFLMNEHYKRMALDTYRIVFNNENPEIAKDPDTKSVKSGKQSWGTAWILDYEIPEDGSYPTKWYIATNLHVVMPFHKNNTDRDSDELYVNNARIREEHDLLRDALLEFNALEAEFNEAKVRADQIKASRGEDDPEYKAFYSKYQDIANPSEWLINYNKAFRKKEKYENFIGITTGISLYNFSSDVPLNIELDTIDKDPYVQQVDLEPAQVKIVYAALDFLKQSPKSYLDPNSKHKNIEEFADFAVLEVDFGKLASNKLKYTKKAEGVSGGENFVESSSELARVITNNYADLPESEKAKPANYDVLSKYHEWETEVIEYTDGNQKVPIPRINANFLALGYPSAETDYSINNAALSDDRKFALKYTASLWTNKPNTQGDGIRDFGHSLSKNLAYRNFVDKPGVTDMTITNPIYVSTKDEPFNVEGFRDKSSSYQGYGFMNYGLGYVLTTWQPLGGSSGSSIRDLNNNILAVNYLTTDNLGNTLVNLSQALRSPGYDYDGQYGKYKLESYDLVYGGGKNQRTSFRQSLLKLYGGQFKTRLFPEGVSKIPAEYRFNLTEE is encoded by the coding sequence ATGAAAAGAAACAAAAAGAAGTTGTTATTCTTTTCGACCTTAACCGCAATAGCTGGGATATCCTTATCAGGTTCTTGTACAGTAAATGTACATATTAATGAACAAAATAAAAACTTTAAAAATCAAAATGTTCTTAATGAGTTTAAAAATAACAAAGATCGCTTAATTGCAGAGCTCAAAGAAAAAACTGAGTTAACCGAAGAAGAAAAAAATACGTTTGTACAGCAAATTGAAGCAGCAAACACACGTGGAGCACTTGAAGAAGCTGTTAAAAATATTAAAGAAGAATTGTTAAAAATCAGAATAAGACAAAGATCGATAGAATTATTAGAAAAACATAAAGATGTCGTTCGTAAATTAATTAATGAATCTGAAGCTTTGTCAGCTGAATTAAAAGCTGAATTGCACGAAAAATTAAATAGCTTAACAAACAAAGATGACATTAAAAGATATCTTTTAGAAGTTCAACAAAAAATTGAAGATGAGAAAATTCGTGCCGAAGTATTGGAATACCTTAATATTCTCAATATTGATGCAGAGCTTGCGAAGTACGAAAAAGATCTTGGTCAATATAAAGAATATGAATTAAGATATTCAACAGAACTTCTATACAAATTAAAAGAAGAAGATAAAGCTGATACGATCATCAATAACTATAAAAATGTAAATAAGGATGTAGTTGATAAATTTAATACAATTTCAGCTGCAAATTATCAAATCTTTTATCAAGACGCTTATATTAAGAATTTTTCACTTCCAAATGCGAATAAAGATTTGGTTTTAAATCCAAATAAAATAAAACCAGTTCGAAAATACTACGACTCAAAATCTGGGGATCGTGGTAAACCAAGATTTTTAATGAATGAACATTACAAGAGAATGGCATTAGATACTTATCGCATTGTATTTAATAACGAAAACCCTGAGATTGCAAAAGATCCAGATACTAAATCGGTAAAATCCGGAAAACAATCTTGAGGTACTGCTTGAATATTAGATTATGAAATTCCCGAGGATGGTTCATACCCAACAAAATGATACATTGCGACCAATTTACACGTAGTTATGCCGTTTCATAAAAACAATACAGATCGAGATTCAGATGAATTGTACGTAAATAATGCAAGAATTCGAGAAGAACATGATTTACTACGTGATGCTTTGTTAGAATTTAATGCTTTAGAAGCGGAATTTAACGAGGCAAAAGTTAGAGCAGATCAAATCAAAGCGAGCAGAGGTGAAGACGATCCTGAATATAAAGCTTTTTACAGTAAATATCAAGATATAGCAAATCCTTCTGAATGACTAATTAACTACAATAAAGCTTTTAGAAAAAAAGAAAAATACGAAAACTTTATCGGTATCACAACTGGGATTAGTTTATACAATTTTAGTAGCGACGTACCATTAAATATTGAGCTGGACACAATCGATAAAGATCCTTATGTTCAACAGGTTGATTTAGAACCAGCTCAAGTCAAAATAGTTTATGCTGCTCTGGACTTCTTAAAACAATCTCCAAAATCGTACCTCGATCCTAATAGTAAACATAAAAATATTGAAGAATTTGCAGATTTTGCAGTTCTAGAAGTTGATTTTGGTAAATTAGCGTCAAATAAATTAAAATACACCAAAAAAGCTGAAGGTGTTTCAGGTGGTGAAAATTTTGTCGAAAGCAGCAGTGAATTAGCACGTGTAATTACTAATAACTACGCTGACTTACCAGAATCTGAAAAGGCAAAACCGGCTAATTATGATGTTTTAAGTAAATATCATGAATGAGAAACCGAAGTAATTGAGTACACAGACGGAAATCAAAAAGTCCCTATCCCGAGAATTAATGCAAATTTCCTTGCTTTAGGTTATCCTAGTGCGGAAACTGATTATTCAATAAATAATGCTGCTTTAAGTGATGATCGCAAGTTTGCTTTAAAATATACAGCAAGCTTGTGAACCAATAAACCAAACACACAAGGGGATGGTATTAGGGACTTTGGACACTCACTATCAAAAAACTTAGCTTACCGTAACTTTGTGGACAAGCCTGGGGTTACTGATATGACTATTACTAATCCTATTTATGTAAGTACAAAAGATGAACCTTTTAACGTAGAGGGATTTAGAGATAAGAGTTCAAGTTACCAAGGATATGGTTTTATGAACTATGGTTTAGGTTATGTTTTAACTACTTGACAACCACTAGGCGGATCATCTGGAAGTAGTATTCGTGACTTAAATAATAACATTTTAGCCGTAAACTACTTAACTACAGACAATTTAGGAAATACGCTTGTTAACCTTTCACAAGCCCTACGCAGTCCTGGGTATGATTATGATGGTCAATATGGTAAATATAAATTGGAGTCGTATGATTTAGTTTATGGTGGTGGTAAAAACCAAAGAACATCATTCCGTCAATCATTACTAAAACTTTATGGTGGACAATTTAAAACTCGTTTGTTCCCAGAAGGTGTTAGCAAAATACCTGCTGAATATCGTTTTAATTTAACTGAGGAATAA
- a CDS encoding MSC_0621 family F1-like ATPase epsilon subunit, with translation MSKTVLKLVSQTFEIDKININKLEFNNDLKDSWTTFTPNSVASYTRVLIRIHTTMRNRNRTIYLILENVFASYKENEIELRYSNSKLEFYKNAQNKNDLPEVNKKAVKELKNEIDLLNEMHKNNIQTDVSIETIFKKRELFRLTAIVNFNLNKGEEWKRIND, from the coding sequence ATGAGTAAAACAGTACTTAAATTAGTATCACAAACATTTGAAATAGACAAAATTAACATTAATAAATTGGAATTTAACAATGATTTAAAAGATTCTTGAACAACCTTTACACCAAATTCTGTTGCCAGTTATACCAGAGTTCTAATTCGTATTCATACCACTATGCGAAATCGCAATCGAACTATTTATCTGATTTTAGAGAATGTATTTGCTTCTTATAAGGAAAATGAAATTGAATTGCGTTATTCAAATTCGAAATTAGAATTTTACAAAAACGCACAAAATAAAAATGATTTACCAGAAGTGAATAAAAAAGCAGTTAAAGAACTAAAAAATGAAATTGATTTATTGAATGAAATGCACAAAAATAATATTCAAACTGATGTTTCAATCGAAACTATATTCAAAAAAAGAGAATTATTTAGATTAACAGCAATTGTCAATTTCAACTTAAATAAAGGAGAAGAATGAAAAAGAATAAATGATTAA